One Papaver somniferum cultivar HN1 chromosome 10, ASM357369v1, whole genome shotgun sequence genomic window carries:
- the LOC113318234 gene encoding ankyrin repeat-containing protein At5g02620-like isoform X2 yields the protein MAETDLSEVVIGDEPLTSSNYENWKVYMQNYLSNLNIWGIVNGTESEPDEANEYKTWMTRNEMVLSAIKTSCGPEMVTHLHGIDSAKEAWDRLASIQSSEANVAGSIEETGVVLEIQHEDDDDAEPKTKVFTRWQSPKRSVSSNSSFGEQMSPLALSDEDTSDPASEDSEVGESFAESVTRFRPVYKALADDKPDYIRFRPLYKALAKGDWRTAKEIIEDHPEGLSARITSRGDTALHAAVVSGKLSTVKALLKLLPPEALEAKNSSGDTAIALSAADGTTKIAKLLVKKNKWVLRIKNQYGFIPLVMSILYEKEDMFYYIYSVTPMDELDPDKSKNGASFLLGAINSEMFDVALEVLEFYPKLAICKDRFGIPAIYLLAVKSYMFPSGSRFGFWQRCMYSSCAALDERQRTRKFGTGESVIALKRLGSLRLSTASRSGRWPQNIYSSCVKDLLEKRRKHVQVLELLKVICSAIGHMTDEELKNGKVYDTMLAAATNGNIEVFMELFDANPSLLYTSTTVSRKTLYHQAVMSRQENIFNFISSMGQRDIRATHKDNSDNNLLHYAAMLPLSSMLDKISGAALQMQREIQWFQEVEKIVQPKYKESLNKDGKTPAEVFTEQHKALKKDGEVWMKETANACMLVSALIATVMFAAAFTVPGGNEQSTGTPFFLKTPAFTIFIVSDAISLFASCSSILMFFSILTARYAEQDFLKSLPQRLVIGLASLFISIAAMMAAFGATLVIVLRSSITWAFIPVTLLASVPVVLFGLLLFPLFLDIVRSTYGAGIFTWQKVYLNNKE from the exons ATGGCGGAAACAGATTTAAGTGAAGTTGTAATTGGTGATGAACCTCTTACTTCATCCAATTATGAAAATTGGAAAGTGTATATGCAGAACTACTTGTCAAATCTAAATATATGGGGTATTGTCAATGGAACTGAGTCTGAACCGGATGAAGCTAATGAATACAAAACATGGATGACGAGAAATGAAATGGTTCTTAGTGCAATAAAGACATCATGTGGACCGGAGATGGTTACTCACCTTCATGGTATTGATTCTGCTAAAGAGGCTTGGGATCGATTAGCGTCTATTCAGTCCTCGGAAGCAAATGTGGCCGGTAGTATTGAAGAAACCGGTGTGGTACTGGAAATACAACATGAGGACGATGATGATGCAGAACCAAAGACAAAAG TATTTACTCGCTGGCAATCACCAAAACGTAGTGTATCTTCAAATAGCAGTTTTGGAGAACAGATGAGCCCCCTAGCCCTGTCTGACGAAGATACATCCGATCCAGCATCAGAAGATTCAGAAGTAGGAG AATCCTTCGCCGAATCAGTCACCCGGTTTAGACCAGTATACAAAGCTCTTGCTGATGATAAACCTGATTATATTCGGTTTAGACCATTATACAAAGCTCTCGCAAAAGGTGACTGGAGAACTGCAAAAGAAATTATAGAGGACCATCCAGAAGGGTTGAGTGCTAGAATAACATCCAGAGGAGATACGGCTCTGCATGCAGCTGTTGTGTCTGGTAAACTAAGTACGGTGAAGGCGCTTTTAAAATTGCTGCCTCCTGAAGCATTAGAAGCAAAGAACTCGTCAGGTGATACTGCCATTGCATTGTCAGCAGCAGACGGAACCACAAAAATCGCGAAACTCCTGGTTAAAAAGAATAAATGGGTGTTACGAATTAAAAATCAATATGGTTTTATCCCACTTGTCATGTCCATACTTTACGAGAAAGAGGATATGTTCTATTACATATATTCGGTGACACCCATGGATGAGCTAGATCCTGACAAAAGTAAAAATGGAGCTAGTTTTCTTCTGGGTGCAATTAACTCTGAAATGTTTG ATGTTGCTTTGGAGGTGCTTGAATTTTACCCGAAGTTAGCTATTTGTAAAGATAGGTTCGGAATCCCTGCTATTTATCTATTGGCTGTGAAGTCTTATATGTTCCCAAGTGGAAGCCGATTTGGGTTTTGGCAGCGATGCATGTATTCATCAT GTGCTGCACTGGATGAACGACAACGTACCCGAAAGTTTGGTACTGGAGAATCAGTCATTGCTCTCAAACGATTAGGGTCCCTAAGGCTTAGTACTGCAAGTAGATCTGGACGTTGGCCGCAAAACATATATTCGTCAT GTGTAAAGGACCTTCTAGAGAAGAGGAGAAAACATGTTCAGGTACTTGAACTACTAAAAGTTATTTGCTCAGCTATAGGCCACATGAccgatgaagaactcaaaaatggAAAAGTGTATGACACAATGCTTGCAGCAGCAACTAATGGGAACATTGAAGTTTTCATGGAGCTTTTCGATGCGAATCCTTCTTTGCTATATACCAGCACAACTGTTAGCAGAAAAACCTTGTATCACCAAGCTGTTATGTCTCGGCAAGAAAATATATTCAATTTCATATCTTCAATGGGGCAAAGAGACATAAGAGCTACCCACAAGGATAACTCTGACAACAACCTGTTACACTATGCTGCAATGTTGCCATTGTCATCTATGTTGGATAAAATATCTGGCGCAGCTCTCCAAATGCAAAGAGAGATACAATGGTTTCAG GAGGTGGAAAAGATTGTACAACCAAAATACAAGGAATCCCTAAACAAAGATGGTAAAACACCTGCAGAAGTGTTTACGGAACAACATAAAGCCTTGAAGAAAGATGGAGAAGTATGGATGAAGGAAACAGCAAACGCATGTATGCTTGTTTCAGCTCTGATTGCCACAGTAATGTTTGCAGCGGCCTTTACAGTACCTGGTGGAAATGAACAAAGTACAGGAACCCCTTTCTTCTTGAAAACACCAGCATTCACTATCTTTATAGTATCAGATGCAATTTCGCTCTTCGCGTCATGTTCATCCATCTTGATGTTTTTCTCTATACTTACAGCACGCTACGCAGAACAAGATTTCCTAAAATCTTTACCCCAAAGGCTGGTAATTGGTCTCGCTTCCCTCTTCATATCTATAGCAGCCATGATGGCAGCTTTTGGTGCAACTCTTGTCATTGTTCTTCGTAGCAGCATAACTTGGGCTTTCATTCCTGTGACTTTGCTAGCGAGTGTGCCTGTTGTTCTGTTTGGGCTTTTActctttcctttatttttggacatagtCCGATCTACTTATGGTGCAGGTATATTTACTTGGCAGAAAGTGTATTTGAATAATAAAGAATAG
- the LOC113318234 gene encoding uncharacterized protein LOC113318234 isoform X3, protein MAETDLSEVVIGDEPLTSSNYENWKVYMQNYLSNLNIWGIVNGTESEPDEANEYKTWMTRNEMVLSAIKTSCGPEMVTHLHGIDSAKEAWDRLASIQSSEANVAGSIEETGVVLEIQHEDDDDAEPKTKVFTRWQSPKRSVSSNSSFGEQMSPLALSDEDTSDPASEDSEVGESFAESVTRFRPVYKALADDKPDYIRFRPLYKALAKGDWRTAKEIIEDHPEGLSARITSRGDTALHAAVVSGKLSTVKALLKLLPPEALEAKNSSGDTAIALSAADGTTKIAKLLVKKNKWVLRIKNQYGFIPLVMSILYEKEDMFYYIYSVTPMDELDPDKSKNGASFLLGAINSEMFDVALEVLEFYPKLAICKDRFGIPAIYLLAVKSYMFPSGSRFGFWQRCMYSSCAALDERQRTRKFGTGESVIALKRLGSLRLSTASRSGRWPQNIYSSCLCVIPGVKDLLEKRRKHVQVLELLKVICSAIGHMTDEELKNGKVYDTMLAAATNGNIEVFMELFDANPSLLYTSTTVSRKTLYHQAVMSRQENIFNFISSMGQRDIRATHKDNSDNNLLHYAAMLPLSSMLDKISGAALQMQREIQWFQEVEKIVQPKYKESLNKDGKTPAEVFTEQHKALKKDGEVWMKETANACMLVSALIATVMFAAAFTVPGGNEQTRYAEQDFLKSLPQRLVIGLASLFISIAAMMAAFGATLVIVLRSSITWAFIPVTLLASVPVVLFGLLLFPLFLDIVRSTYGAGIFTWQKVYLNNKE, encoded by the exons ATGGCGGAAACAGATTTAAGTGAAGTTGTAATTGGTGATGAACCTCTTACTTCATCCAATTATGAAAATTGGAAAGTGTATATGCAGAACTACTTGTCAAATCTAAATATATGGGGTATTGTCAATGGAACTGAGTCTGAACCGGATGAAGCTAATGAATACAAAACATGGATGACGAGAAATGAAATGGTTCTTAGTGCAATAAAGACATCATGTGGACCGGAGATGGTTACTCACCTTCATGGTATTGATTCTGCTAAAGAGGCTTGGGATCGATTAGCGTCTATTCAGTCCTCGGAAGCAAATGTGGCCGGTAGTATTGAAGAAACCGGTGTGGTACTGGAAATACAACATGAGGACGATGATGATGCAGAACCAAAGACAAAAG TATTTACTCGCTGGCAATCACCAAAACGTAGTGTATCTTCAAATAGCAGTTTTGGAGAACAGATGAGCCCCCTAGCCCTGTCTGACGAAGATACATCCGATCCAGCATCAGAAGATTCAGAAGTAGGAG AATCCTTCGCCGAATCAGTCACCCGGTTTAGACCAGTATACAAAGCTCTTGCTGATGATAAACCTGATTATATTCGGTTTAGACCATTATACAAAGCTCTCGCAAAAGGTGACTGGAGAACTGCAAAAGAAATTATAGAGGACCATCCAGAAGGGTTGAGTGCTAGAATAACATCCAGAGGAGATACGGCTCTGCATGCAGCTGTTGTGTCTGGTAAACTAAGTACGGTGAAGGCGCTTTTAAAATTGCTGCCTCCTGAAGCATTAGAAGCAAAGAACTCGTCAGGTGATACTGCCATTGCATTGTCAGCAGCAGACGGAACCACAAAAATCGCGAAACTCCTGGTTAAAAAGAATAAATGGGTGTTACGAATTAAAAATCAATATGGTTTTATCCCACTTGTCATGTCCATACTTTACGAGAAAGAGGATATGTTCTATTACATATATTCGGTGACACCCATGGATGAGCTAGATCCTGACAAAAGTAAAAATGGAGCTAGTTTTCTTCTGGGTGCAATTAACTCTGAAATGTTTG ATGTTGCTTTGGAGGTGCTTGAATTTTACCCGAAGTTAGCTATTTGTAAAGATAGGTTCGGAATCCCTGCTATTTATCTATTGGCTGTGAAGTCTTATATGTTCCCAAGTGGAAGCCGATTTGGGTTTTGGCAGCGATGCATGTATTCATCAT GTGCTGCACTGGATGAACGACAACGTACCCGAAAGTTTGGTACTGGAGAATCAGTCATTGCTCTCAAACGATTAGGGTCCCTAAGGCTTAGTACTGCAAGTAGATCTGGACGTTGGCCGCAAAACATATATTCGTCAT GTTTATGTGTAATTCCAGGTGTAAAGGACCTTCTAGAGAAGAGGAGAAAACATGTTCAGGTACTTGAACTACTAAAAGTTATTTGCTCAGCTATAGGCCACATGAccgatgaagaactcaaaaatggAAAAGTGTATGACACAATGCTTGCAGCAGCAACTAATGGGAACATTGAAGTTTTCATGGAGCTTTTCGATGCGAATCCTTCTTTGCTATATACCAGCACAACTGTTAGCAGAAAAACCTTGTATCACCAAGCTGTTATGTCTCGGCAAGAAAATATATTCAATTTCATATCTTCAATGGGGCAAAGAGACATAAGAGCTACCCACAAGGATAACTCTGACAACAACCTGTTACACTATGCTGCAATGTTGCCATTGTCATCTATGTTGGATAAAATATCTGGCGCAGCTCTCCAAATGCAAAGAGAGATACAATGGTTTCAG GAGGTGGAAAAGATTGTACAACCAAAATACAAGGAATCCCTAAACAAAGATGGTAAAACACCTGCAGAAGTGTTTACGGAACAACATAAAGCCTTGAAGAAAGATGGAGAAGTATGGATGAAGGAAACAGCAAACGCATGTATGCTTGTTTCAGCTCTGATTGCCACAGTAATGTTTGCAGCGGCCTTTACAGTACCTGGTGGAAATGAACAAA CACGCTACGCAGAACAAGATTTCCTAAAATCTTTACCCCAAAGGCTGGTAATTGGTCTCGCTTCCCTCTTCATATCTATAGCAGCCATGATGGCAGCTTTTGGTGCAACTCTTGTCATTGTTCTTCGTAGCAGCATAACTTGGGCTTTCATTCCTGTGACTTTGCTAGCGAGTGTGCCTGTTGTTCTGTTTGGGCTTTTActctttcctttatttttggacatagtCCGATCTACTTATGGTGCAGGTATATTTACTTGGCAGAAAGTGTATTTGAATAATAAAGAATAG
- the LOC113318234 gene encoding ankyrin repeat-containing protein At5g02620-like isoform X1, protein MAETDLSEVVIGDEPLTSSNYENWKVYMQNYLSNLNIWGIVNGTESEPDEANEYKTWMTRNEMVLSAIKTSCGPEMVTHLHGIDSAKEAWDRLASIQSSEANVAGSIEETGVVLEIQHEDDDDAEPKTKVFTRWQSPKRSVSSNSSFGEQMSPLALSDEDTSDPASEDSEVGESFAESVTRFRPVYKALADDKPDYIRFRPLYKALAKGDWRTAKEIIEDHPEGLSARITSRGDTALHAAVVSGKLSTVKALLKLLPPEALEAKNSSGDTAIALSAADGTTKIAKLLVKKNKWVLRIKNQYGFIPLVMSILYEKEDMFYYIYSVTPMDELDPDKSKNGASFLLGAINSEMFDVALEVLEFYPKLAICKDRFGIPAIYLLAVKSYMFPSGSRFGFWQRCMYSSCAALDERQRTRKFGTGESVIALKRLGSLRLSTASRSGRWPQNIYSSCLCVIPGVKDLLEKRRKHVQVLELLKVICSAIGHMTDEELKNGKVYDTMLAAATNGNIEVFMELFDANPSLLYTSTTVSRKTLYHQAVMSRQENIFNFISSMGQRDIRATHKDNSDNNLLHYAAMLPLSSMLDKISGAALQMQREIQWFQEVEKIVQPKYKESLNKDGKTPAEVFTEQHKALKKDGEVWMKETANACMLVSALIATVMFAAAFTVPGGNEQSTGTPFFLKTPAFTIFIVSDAISLFASCSSILMFFSILTARYAEQDFLKSLPQRLVIGLASLFISIAAMMAAFGATLVIVLRSSITWAFIPVTLLASVPVVLFGLLLFPLFLDIVRSTYGAGIFTWQKVYLNNKE, encoded by the exons ATGGCGGAAACAGATTTAAGTGAAGTTGTAATTGGTGATGAACCTCTTACTTCATCCAATTATGAAAATTGGAAAGTGTATATGCAGAACTACTTGTCAAATCTAAATATATGGGGTATTGTCAATGGAACTGAGTCTGAACCGGATGAAGCTAATGAATACAAAACATGGATGACGAGAAATGAAATGGTTCTTAGTGCAATAAAGACATCATGTGGACCGGAGATGGTTACTCACCTTCATGGTATTGATTCTGCTAAAGAGGCTTGGGATCGATTAGCGTCTATTCAGTCCTCGGAAGCAAATGTGGCCGGTAGTATTGAAGAAACCGGTGTGGTACTGGAAATACAACATGAGGACGATGATGATGCAGAACCAAAGACAAAAG TATTTACTCGCTGGCAATCACCAAAACGTAGTGTATCTTCAAATAGCAGTTTTGGAGAACAGATGAGCCCCCTAGCCCTGTCTGACGAAGATACATCCGATCCAGCATCAGAAGATTCAGAAGTAGGAG AATCCTTCGCCGAATCAGTCACCCGGTTTAGACCAGTATACAAAGCTCTTGCTGATGATAAACCTGATTATATTCGGTTTAGACCATTATACAAAGCTCTCGCAAAAGGTGACTGGAGAACTGCAAAAGAAATTATAGAGGACCATCCAGAAGGGTTGAGTGCTAGAATAACATCCAGAGGAGATACGGCTCTGCATGCAGCTGTTGTGTCTGGTAAACTAAGTACGGTGAAGGCGCTTTTAAAATTGCTGCCTCCTGAAGCATTAGAAGCAAAGAACTCGTCAGGTGATACTGCCATTGCATTGTCAGCAGCAGACGGAACCACAAAAATCGCGAAACTCCTGGTTAAAAAGAATAAATGGGTGTTACGAATTAAAAATCAATATGGTTTTATCCCACTTGTCATGTCCATACTTTACGAGAAAGAGGATATGTTCTATTACATATATTCGGTGACACCCATGGATGAGCTAGATCCTGACAAAAGTAAAAATGGAGCTAGTTTTCTTCTGGGTGCAATTAACTCTGAAATGTTTG ATGTTGCTTTGGAGGTGCTTGAATTTTACCCGAAGTTAGCTATTTGTAAAGATAGGTTCGGAATCCCTGCTATTTATCTATTGGCTGTGAAGTCTTATATGTTCCCAAGTGGAAGCCGATTTGGGTTTTGGCAGCGATGCATGTATTCATCAT GTGCTGCACTGGATGAACGACAACGTACCCGAAAGTTTGGTACTGGAGAATCAGTCATTGCTCTCAAACGATTAGGGTCCCTAAGGCTTAGTACTGCAAGTAGATCTGGACGTTGGCCGCAAAACATATATTCGTCAT GTTTATGTGTAATTCCAGGTGTAAAGGACCTTCTAGAGAAGAGGAGAAAACATGTTCAGGTACTTGAACTACTAAAAGTTATTTGCTCAGCTATAGGCCACATGAccgatgaagaactcaaaaatggAAAAGTGTATGACACAATGCTTGCAGCAGCAACTAATGGGAACATTGAAGTTTTCATGGAGCTTTTCGATGCGAATCCTTCTTTGCTATATACCAGCACAACTGTTAGCAGAAAAACCTTGTATCACCAAGCTGTTATGTCTCGGCAAGAAAATATATTCAATTTCATATCTTCAATGGGGCAAAGAGACATAAGAGCTACCCACAAGGATAACTCTGACAACAACCTGTTACACTATGCTGCAATGTTGCCATTGTCATCTATGTTGGATAAAATATCTGGCGCAGCTCTCCAAATGCAAAGAGAGATACAATGGTTTCAG GAGGTGGAAAAGATTGTACAACCAAAATACAAGGAATCCCTAAACAAAGATGGTAAAACACCTGCAGAAGTGTTTACGGAACAACATAAAGCCTTGAAGAAAGATGGAGAAGTATGGATGAAGGAAACAGCAAACGCATGTATGCTTGTTTCAGCTCTGATTGCCACAGTAATGTTTGCAGCGGCCTTTACAGTACCTGGTGGAAATGAACAAAGTACAGGAACCCCTTTCTTCTTGAAAACACCAGCATTCACTATCTTTATAGTATCAGATGCAATTTCGCTCTTCGCGTCATGTTCATCCATCTTGATGTTTTTCTCTATACTTACAGCACGCTACGCAGAACAAGATTTCCTAAAATCTTTACCCCAAAGGCTGGTAATTGGTCTCGCTTCCCTCTTCATATCTATAGCAGCCATGATGGCAGCTTTTGGTGCAACTCTTGTCATTGTTCTTCGTAGCAGCATAACTTGGGCTTTCATTCCTGTGACTTTGCTAGCGAGTGTGCCTGTTGTTCTGTTTGGGCTTTTActctttcctttatttttggacatagtCCGATCTACTTATGGTGCAGGTATATTTACTTGGCAGAAAGTGTATTTGAATAATAAAGAATAG